Proteins found in one Tsukamurella paurometabola DSM 20162 genomic segment:
- a CDS encoding LLM class flavin-dependent oxidoreductase → MGPAVSATPHIEVREGEHRKRIHLAAHFPGVNHNTVWSDPAARSQVEFESFVHLAQAAERGRFDFFFLAEGLRLREHLGRIHDLDVVGRPDTFTVLAALAAVTDRLGLAGTINTTFNEPADVARQFATLDHLSGGRAAWNMVTSSDSFTGENFRRGGYLAHADRYRRADEFITVARTFWDGWNADVAHRGEQFAVRGTAALPPSPQIHPVLFQAGDFGEGRDFAAAQADAIFTRHGSLEAGRAFYADVKRRAADRGRDPAHLKVFPGAAAVLGDTPDDAAENARAIRRQQVSPQTAINLLEQVWGRELQSYDPDGPLPDVDPVFDTQAVKGRVLHADPREIVATYRARAEADGLSIRELVIELNTRPQFVGTPQQVADEIDTFIQADAADGFILVPHLTPTGLDEFVDKVVPLLQERGAFRTEYEGTTLREHLGLPVPQQRAEAQQVG, encoded by the coding sequence ATGGGGCCTGCTGTGAGCGCCACACCGCACATCGAGGTGCGAGAGGGAGAGCACCGCAAACGAATCCACCTCGCGGCCCACTTCCCGGGCGTGAACCACAACACCGTCTGGTCGGATCCGGCGGCGCGCAGTCAGGTGGAGTTCGAGTCGTTCGTTCACCTTGCCCAGGCCGCCGAGCGGGGGAGATTCGACTTCTTCTTCCTCGCCGAGGGGTTGCGCCTGCGGGAGCACCTCGGGCGCATCCACGACCTGGATGTCGTCGGGCGCCCGGACACCTTCACCGTGCTCGCAGCGCTGGCCGCGGTCACCGACCGGCTCGGCTTGGCCGGAACCATCAACACCACGTTCAACGAGCCCGCCGATGTAGCCCGGCAATTCGCCACCCTCGACCACCTCAGTGGCGGACGCGCCGCCTGGAACATGGTCACCAGCTCCGATTCCTTCACCGGCGAGAACTTCCGCCGTGGCGGCTATCTCGCGCACGCGGACCGCTACCGCCGCGCCGACGAGTTCATCACTGTGGCCCGCACGTTCTGGGATGGTTGGAACGCCGATGTCGCGCATCGAGGTGAGCAGTTCGCGGTGCGCGGCACCGCCGCCCTGCCGCCCAGTCCGCAGATCCACCCCGTTCTTTTCCAGGCGGGCGACTTCGGTGAGGGCCGGGATTTCGCAGCCGCGCAGGCCGATGCGATCTTCACCCGGCACGGGTCCCTCGAAGCGGGGCGCGCCTTCTACGCGGATGTCAAACGTCGGGCCGCCGATCGGGGTCGCGATCCCGCTCATCTGAAGGTCTTCCCCGGGGCGGCCGCAGTGCTCGGTGACACCCCGGACGACGCCGCCGAGAACGCGCGAGCTATCCGCCGACAGCAGGTGAGCCCACAGACCGCGATCAATCTTCTCGAGCAGGTCTGGGGCCGAGAGCTGCAGTCCTACGATCCGGATGGGCCGCTGCCCGATGTGGACCCGGTCTTCGACACCCAGGCGGTCAAAGGACGCGTACTGCATGCGGATCCCCGCGAGATCGTCGCCACCTATCGGGCCCGCGCCGAGGCGGACGGCCTTTCGATCCGCGAATTGGTGATCGAGTTGAACACTCGTCCGCAGTTCGTCGGCACACCCCAGCAGGTCGCCGACGAGATCGACACCTTCATCCAGGCCGATGCGGCCGATGGTTTCATCCTGGTGCCGCATTTGACGCCGACGGGACTCGACGAGTTCGTTGACAAGGTGGTACCGCTGCTGCAGGAGCGGGGCGCTTTCCGCACCGAGTACGAAGGCACGACGCTGCGCGAACACCTCGGGCTCCCGGTGCCGCAGCAGCGCGCCGAAGCGCAGCAGGTGGGTTAG